The window TGCGAGCGAGATGCGCAACGAGCCGCCGAGCGCGACGAACGCCTGGTGGAGCAGCTTCAGGCCCGTCCAGACGGCACCATGACCCGGCAATCGTTGATTCCCGGCCTGACCAGCGGCTTTATCGACACCTCGGCAGGCGCCGGTGAACTCTTCCCGCAACCGCTGGTGCGCAACCACGGCGGTGAAACCGACCTGCTGGATCGTTTCACAGGCCAGTCGCTGCGTCTGGTGCTGTCTGACAAAATCGCTGATCCGGGACTGGCGCCATTACTGCAGCGGCTGTGTGCCCACCTACCGCTGCATGTGATTCAACTGGTCGAGATGCAGCCTTCAGCACAAGCCGTTGCAGAACAGTATCAGGAACAGGGCGATGTATTAGGCGCCTGGATGCGCGAGCGCGATTGTCAGGTGGTGCTGGTGCGTCCCGACCATTACGTCTATGGCACAGCGCAAGACGGCGAGCAAGCCTTGGCCCTGGTGCAACGACTACTCGCCGCCCTGGCTACCTGAAATGAAAGGGGCCCATGCAGCCACGACCTGCATGGGCCCCTTGGGTACGCGATGATCGATTACTGCAACGTGGAGTGCTGGCCCAACAGAGCGTCGGTGACCCGGCTGAGGGTTTCGCCAATATGCCGCCCAAGCAGGTCAAGTGCCTTCGCACTGTCGCGGGCCAAAACCGTCTCCATCAGTTGCTTGTGCTCGTCGTTCTTATGCCGCTCGACCTTGCGGCGCAAGGCCGAAAAACGCCGGTAACGCTCTGCTCGATCAAACAACGAGTCGATCGTGCGCAACAGCAACGTGGAGCGGCAAGCGGAGAACAGGGCAAAGTGGAACGCCTTGTGCCGCTGCGACCAGTCGTCATTGAGCGCGACGGGCAGACTACCCAGCTTCTTTTCGACCAGGCATAGCCGGTGGTAGGCACCCAATACATCCGCTTCCCAGGCATCGTCACCGTGTGTAATCGCATCGGCCAACGCCTCACGCTCCAGCAAGGTGCGCAGATGGGTGATCTCCTCAAAATCTTTGACCGACAGCCCCGCGACACGAAATCCCTTGTTCTCGTTGGCGTCGACAATGCCCTCTTGGGCCAGCCGGTTGAGCGCCTCGCGAATCGGCGAACTGCTCAGCCCGTAGGCCTTGGACAACTCCGCCACCTTGAGTTTTTCGCCTGGGGCCAGCTCGCAGCAGATGATCGATTTCTTCATCTGCTGGAGCGCGATTTCGATCAGTGAGCCGCTTTGATTGCTGAGCATGTGTCTCGTCCGATGGATGTTGCACTGATTGCCATTTTATGCGCAAAAACACCTTTGTGCAATTTATGAGCACCACCAGTCGTCAGCAAGTATCCGTAAACAAAGCCCGAAGGTCCCACCGACTGAGGCGTGCTGTTTTTCTTGACATTGAAAATGGACAGATTTATTTTTTGTGCACAAATTCATTTTTAAGGCAGATTAAAATGAATCACGCACAAAAATATCAACCTGCTCATGATCGTCTCGTCAGTGTCGGAGAGTAACGGCCATGCCATTCAAAGCCGTACTCGACCGCCAGCAGGCCGAAGCCATGCTCGACGCCGCCGAACTGGAGGCCCAACACAACGATTGGGCTGTCTCGATCGCTGTGGTCGATGACGGCGGGTATCTCCTGGCTTTCCGCCGCCTGCAAGGCGCCTCGGCCTCTTCAGTACAAATTGCCATCGACAAGGCCCGCTGCTCTGCCCTGACCCGTCGTCCGACCCGTTTTTTCGCCGAGCTGATCAACGCCGGACAACTGGGGGTCGGGACTCTGCCAGGCATCGTCGCCATGGTTGGCGGACTGCCCGTGGTGGTTGCCGGCCAGGTAGTCGGCGCCATTGCAGCCAGCGGCGTGAAAGCCGAATTCGATGCCCAGATCGCCAGCGCAGGTCTGCGCAGCGTCATGCCGGTCTCTCAGGAGGGCTGATCCCCTCCTCCTTGCCAGCCACAGGAGTCATGACCCACCCAGAACGTCGCTCAGCTCTGCTACCGCCATAAATCGATTCGCTTCAACAACAATAAAAAAGCAGAAGAGGTTTCCATGAAAATGCCGCATTGCTGCCCCGCTCGCCCGGAGCGCTTCAGCCGCATCACCGGTTCCGTCAGCGCCGCCCTCGCCTTGTGCACCTCGTTCAATGCTGCGGCATTCCAATTCGAGACCGGCATCCCCGAGCTCAGCACCCGCTGGGACAATACCCTCAAGTACAGCAACGCCTTTCGCGTCAAGGGCCGTGACGCCAACGTTGCAGCAGGCCCGGGCACCTCGGTACCCAACCCCAACGTCGACGATGGTGACCGCAACTTCAGTAGCGGTCTGATCTCCAACCGTCTCGATCTACTTTCGGAGCTGGACATCCGCTACCAGGACGTCGGAGCACGACTGAGCGGCGCGGCCTGGTACGACTCGGTGTACAACGAGCGCAACGACAATGATTCGCCCGCCACGGCCAACGCAATGAGCGTGCGCAACGATCACTTCACCGACGACACACGCAAGCTGCACGGGCGCAACGGCGAGCTGCTCGATGCCTTCGTCTATGGCTCACGGGAGATCGGTACGACACGGCTATCGGGCCGTCTGGGGCAGTTCACGCAGATCTATGGCGAAAGTCTGTTCTTCGGCGCCAACGGCATCGCCAACGCACAGTCCACGGTCGATCTCGTTAAGCTTCAGTCGGTGCCTGGTTCACAGTTCAAGGAAATCCTCCTGCCCACCAAGCAGGTTTCAGGTAACTGGCAACTGACGGACACCATCAGTGTCGGTGCCTACTACCAGTTTGAGTGGAACAAGACCCGACTGCCCGGTT of the Pseudomonas vanderleydeniana genome contains:
- a CDS encoding GntR family transcriptional regulator; this translates as MLSNQSGSLIEIALQQMKKSIICCELAPGEKLKVAELSKAYGLSSSPIREALNRLAQEGIVDANENKGFRVAGLSVKDFEEITHLRTLLEREALADAITHGDDAWEADVLGAYHRLCLVEKKLGSLPVALNDDWSQRHKAFHFALFSACRSTLLLRTIDSLFDRAERYRRFSALRRKVERHKNDEHKQLMETVLARDSAKALDLLGRHIGETLSRVTDALLGQHSTLQ
- a CDS encoding GlcG/HbpS family heme-binding protein translates to MPFKAVLDRQQAEAMLDAAELEAQHNDWAVSIAVVDDGGYLLAFRRLQGASASSVQIAIDKARCSALTRRPTRFFAELINAGQLGVGTLPGIVAMVGGLPVVVAGQVVGAIAASGVKAEFDAQIASAGLRSVMPVSQEG